From the genome of Triticum aestivum cultivar Chinese Spring chromosome 3B, IWGSC CS RefSeq v2.1, whole genome shotgun sequence, one region includes:
- the LOC123064516 gene encoding ankyrin repeat-containing protein At5g02620, translated as MELRQAAGDFKDDGSSFMCSRLYVAAFEGRTQEVAGLLAGRSGDAPAAAHSKGIAVDHHGRPCTTQEVTGEGNTLLHIAAGQGHGGLIAELCYHDVSLLSSVNRALDTPLHSAARAGHADAAEAVVRLARASVEEDALRGILRGRNDAGDTALHLAARHGHREAVERLMKLAPELAAEADGAGVSALYLAVMSGSVDAVRAMASHGDASADGPNSQNALHAAVLQSSEMVDLLLQWRPALTSNLDTNKSSPLHFAASDGDRSIIEALLAHSPPSTAYLQDSDGFSALHAAAKMGHVAAVRLLLELYPSCADIRDKRGRSFVHVAAMKGRSSVVSYVIKSKMLEHLLNMQDKEGNTPLHLAVAAGEHKVISKLLSCKKVHTHMMNNAGRTPSDLIEDSTGFYSMIKLVVKLYISGARFRPERQDHIEKWKGQDIMKWRETTSKNLAIVSTLVATIAFSAAFNVPGSYGSDGKANLDGDRFYNAFLVLDTIAVTTSVVATILLIYGRASRTNRSWISFIVSMHFLWVALNSMMLAFFMAIAAVVSDKNPMKIALSQLMYGGLYILMTLLASFATPGSFLGVVRFLVGGCSEHLRCSKRRISRQFPFVVYYAFNVIVFIIVNTIVLVSISVAGRLPR; from the exons ATGGAACTCAGACAAGCAGCCGGTGACTTCAAGGATGATGGAAGCTCCTTCATGTGCTCCCGGCTCTACGTCGCGGCGTTCGAGGGGCGCACGCAGGAGGTCGCCGGCCTCCTGGCGGGAAGAAGCGGCGACGCTCCGGCGGCAGCGCACTCAAAAGGTATCGCGGTTGATCACCATGGGCGACCATGTACGACccaggaggtcaccggagaggggAACACGCTGCTGCACATCGCCGCCGGGCAGGGCCACGGGGGGCTCATTGCCGAGCTGTGCTACCACGacgtctccctcctctcctccgtgAACCGGGCGCTGGACACGCCGCTGCACAGCGCGGCGAGGGCCGGCCACGCGGACGCCGCGGAGGCCGTCGTCCGGCTGGCCCGGGCCAGCGTGGAGGAGGACGCGCTCCGCGGGATCCTCCGCGGCAGGAACGACGCCGGGGACACGGCGCTGCACCTGGCCGCGAGGCACGGCCACCGCGAGGCGGTGGAGAGGCTCATGAAGctggcgccggagctcgccgcggaGGCGGACGGCGCCGGCGTGTCGGCTCTGTACCTGGCGGTGATGAGCGGGTCCGTGGACGCCGTCAGAGCCATGGCCTCGCACGGCGACGCGTCGGCCGACGGACCCAACTCGCAGAATGCCTTGCACGCCGCCGTTCTCCAAAGTTCAg AAATGGTTGACTTGCTCTTGCAATGGAGGCCGGCACTCACCAGCAACCTTGACACAAACAAGAGCAGCCCACTGCATTTTGCGGCATCCGACGGTGACCGCTCGATCATCGAAGCTCTCTTAGCACATTCACCGCCCAGCACCGCATATCTGCAGGACAGTGACGGCTTCTCAGCTCTGCATGCTGCAGCAAAGATGGGCCATGTGGCCGCCGTCCGCCTGCTGCTGGAACTATACCCTTCTTGCGCCGACATTCGTGACAAGCGGGGCAGAAGCTTTGTTCATGTTGCAGCCATGAAGGGCCGCTCTTCCGTTGTGTCCTATGTTATCAAAAGCAAGATGCTGGAACATCTTCTGAACATGCAAGACAAGGAAGGGAACACGCCGCTGCATTTGGCTGTGGCAGCAGGGGAGCACAAGGTTATCTCCAAGCTGTTGTCATGTAAGAAGGTGCATACCCACATGATGAACAATGCTGGCCGGACACCATCTGATCTCATAGAGGATTCGACTGGTTTCTACTCAATG ATAAAGCTAGTGGTGAAACTGTATATTTCTGGAGCACGGTTCAGGCCAGAGAGGCAAGACCATATAGAGAAATGGAAGGGTCAGGATATCATGAAATGGCGAGAGACGACATCGAAAAATCTTGCGATTGTCTCCACACTCGTGGCAACAATCGCCTTCTCTGCAGCGTTCAATGTGCCTGGATCATACGGATCTGATGGAAAGGCAAATCTTGACGGGGATCGTTTCTACAACGCCTTCTTGGTGTTGGACACCATTGCCGTGACCACATCTGTGGTTGCAACAATACTGCTGATCTATGGGAGAGCTTCACGGACAAATCGCTCCTGGATAAGCTTCATTGTGTCAATGCATTTCCTTTGGGTGGCACTGAATAGCATGATGCTAGCCTTCTTCATGGCTATAGCCGCCGTGGTGAGCGACAAGAACCCCATGAAGATTGCATTGTCCCAGCTGATGTACGGTGGGTTGTACATCTTGATGACACTGCTTGCAAGCTTTGCAACGCCCGGATCGTTTCTAGGTGTTGTGCGGTTTTTGGTTGGCGGTTGTTCTGAACATCTACGGTGTTCCAAAAGACGCATAAGTCGACAGTTCCCCTTTGTTGTATATTATGCTTTTAATGTGATTGTGTTCATCATTGTGAATACAATAGTACTTGTATCAATTAGTGTTGCTGGTCGTCTGCCTAGGTAG
- the LOC123064517 gene encoding putative F-box protein At3g52320 has protein sequence MYAMMTSNNKQKRNKAPSPELPDELVLEVMTRLPVKSLMRFKCVSKAWRTTISDPSFVRSHLKISACRWEQNPSFLIAPHTLDRDIQGTIFPGNIGFYQWQQGVSEARLVHDRDLFRLARFFSHCDGLVLVPTGTKVFLFNPATRDVLTLPESSRNKVPSFIHHPIGFGRDPRTGMYKVVRSLFGSTDCKTGIVSMGMEVCTVGGPAPPQWREIAGDQPYAPVSSVPAQSVKGGVYWIVDDTNFEPRPRGLLRFDLVDEAFNFISLPSDLSDLGDDDNDDDGDNEHFNLSVLHGELSLTGYRVKEPNDVHRLVVVWVLMEDGASSVWEPRYTLYVMDPCHPIAFLPGTLMLRFNRKLCLYDLQSRELTNACEFIRMRYRRHGSAELVPAWKHVYFCNVIPYMESLVPVGAHMA, from the coding sequence ATGTACGCCATGATGACTTCCAATaataagcagaaaagaaataaGGCGCCGAGTCCCGAGCTGCCGGACGAGCTTGTTTTAGAGGTTATGACCCGACTGCCCGTCAAGTCTCTCATGCGTTTCAAGTGCGTCAGCAAGGCCTGGCGCACAACAATATCCGACCCCTCCTTCGTCCGGTCGCACCTCAAGATATCCGCCTGCAGATGGGAGCAGAACCCATCTTTCCTCATCGCCCCGCACACCCTGGACCGCGACATCCAAGGCACTATTTTCCCCGGAAACATCGGGTTCTACCAGTGGCAGCAAGGCGTCTCCGAGGCTCGTCTCGTGCACGACAGGGACTTATTCCGCTTGGCTCGCTTCTTCTCCCACTGTGACGGCCTGGTGCTTGTCCCCACGGGCACCAAGGTGTTCCTCTTCAACCCGGCCACTAGGGACGTCCTCACACTTCCGGAGAGCAGTCGCAACAAGGTGCCCAGCTTCATCCACCACCCCATTGGGTTCGGCCGTGATCCTCGCACTGGCATGTACAAGGTAGTCCGGTCCTTATTCGGTTCGACAGATTGTAAAACTGGGATCGTCAGCATGGGCATGGAGGTCTGTACCGTGGGCGGCCCTGCTCCTCCCCAGTGGAGGGAAATCGCGGGGGATCAGCCGTACGCCCCCGTGTCATCAGTGCCCGCGCAATCTGTCAAGGGGGGTGTGTACTGGATAGTCGATGATACCAACTTCGAGCCGCGCCCACGTGGCCTCCTACGCTTTGACTTGGTCGACGAGGCATTCAACTTCATCAGTTTGCCTTCTGATCTGTCGGACCTCGGAGATGACGACAATGACGATGATGGTGACAATGAACACTTCAACTTGAGTGTGTTGCACGGGGAGTTGTCTCTAACAGGCTATCGCGTCAAGGAGCCTAACGACGTGCATCGGCTGGTGGTGGTCTGGGTGCTCATGGAAGACGGGGCAAGCTCTGTGTGGGAACCACGTTACACGTTGTATGTCATGGACCCCTGCCACCCAATCGCTTTTCTTCCGGGCACTTTGATGCTACGGTTCAATCGCAAGCTCTGCCTCTATGATCTGCAGTCACGTGAGCTGACAAATGCTTGTGAGTTTATCAGGATGAGATACCGGCGTCATGGGTCAGCCGAACTTGTGCCTGCTTGGAAGCATGTGTACTTCTGCAACGTCATACCCTACATGGAAAGTCTTGTTCCAGTCGGTGCTCACATGGCCTGA